A genome region from Arachidicoccus soli includes the following:
- the accC gene encoding acetyl-CoA carboxylase biotin carboxylase subunit, with amino-acid sequence MTFKKILIANRGEIALRIIRTCREMGIKTVAVYSTADKESLHVRFADEAVCIGKPQSMDSYLNIPRIMAAAEITNSDAIHPGYGFLAENAKFAQICNDHGIKFIGPTAEMINLMGDKVTAKDTMIKAGVPVVPGVEGLLNSLEHALESAKVVGYPIILKATAGGGGKGMRVVWRDEDMEKNYTAAKMEAAASFKNDGIYMEKYVEEPRHIEIQVAGDQYGTACHMSERDCSIQRRHQKLVEESPSPFMTKELRKAMGDAAVKAASCINYEGVGTIEFLVDKHRNFYFMEMNTRIQVEHCVTEEVINFDLIKEQIKIAQGEKISGKNYEPVMHAIECRINAEDPFNDFRPSPGKIKILNTPGGHGVRVDSHVYSGYTIPPYYDSMISKLIAIARTREEAIDTMYRALSEYIIEGDGLKTTIPFHLQLMQNEDFRKGNFTTKFMETFVIEK; translated from the coding sequence ATGACTTTTAAAAAAATATTAATTGCCAATCGTGGCGAGATTGCCTTGCGTATTATACGCACCTGCCGCGAAATGGGCATTAAGACTGTTGCTGTTTATTCAACTGCGGATAAAGAAAGCTTGCATGTGCGTTTTGCAGACGAAGCTGTTTGCATCGGAAAACCGCAAAGCATGGATTCTTATTTAAATATACCGCGCATAATGGCGGCTGCGGAAATCACCAATTCTGATGCAATACATCCTGGTTATGGTTTCTTGGCTGAAAACGCAAAATTTGCGCAGATTTGTAACGATCATGGCATTAAATTCATTGGACCAACGGCCGAAATGATTAATTTGATGGGTGATAAAGTGACCGCAAAAGATACAATGATTAAGGCGGGTGTCCCTGTTGTTCCTGGTGTAGAGGGCTTATTAAATAGTTTAGAACACGCATTGGAATCTGCTAAAGTTGTTGGTTACCCGATAATATTGAAAGCTACTGCCGGTGGTGGTGGTAAAGGCATGCGTGTAGTGTGGAGGGATGAAGATATGGAAAAAAATTACACCGCTGCAAAGATGGAAGCTGCCGCATCTTTTAAAAATGACGGTATTTATATGGAGAAATATGTTGAAGAACCACGACATATTGAAATACAAGTTGCCGGGGATCAATACGGTACGGCTTGTCATATGAGTGAACGTGATTGTTCTATACAACGTCGTCATCAAAAATTGGTAGAGGAATCTCCATCTCCTTTTATGACTAAAGAACTTCGTAAGGCAATGGGCGATGCTGCAGTCAAAGCTGCTAGCTGCATTAATTACGAGGGTGTAGGAACTATAGAATTTTTGGTGGATAAACATCGCAATTTCTATTTTATGGAAATGAATACACGTATTCAGGTAGAGCATTGCGTTACAGAAGAAGTAATCAATTTTGACTTGATAAAGGAGCAGATCAAAATTGCACAAGGAGAAAAGATATCTGGTAAAAATTATGAACCTGTAATGCATGCTATAGAATGTCGTATCAATGCTGAAGACCCCTTTAACGATTTTCGCCCTTCACCCGGAAAAATCAAAATATTGAATACTCCTGGTGGACACGGTGTGCGTGTAGATAGCCATGTTTATTCTGGTTATACAATTCCTCCCTATTATGATTCTATGATTTCAAAATTGATAGCCATTGCTCGTACCCGTGAAGAGGCTATTGATACGATGTATCGCGCATTAAGCGAATATATTATTGAAGGCGATGGATTAAAAACTACTATCCCCTTTCATTTGCAATTAATGCAAAATGAAGATTTCCGCAAGGGAAATTTTACAACTAAGTTTATGGAAACTTTCGTGATTGAAAAGTAA
- a CDS encoding RCC1 domain-containing protein has protein sequence MKLKHIFIFSLLAVLSACSSKETNTPQQQPITWKVVAGGSQSFLLSSDGKLYSVGYNYFGQLGLGDNASRDRFTLVTNNVRMVTTGASHSIILKNDGKCYVAGNNDNGQLGLGDNLSRNTLTLVTDNVKMIAAGTYHSLILKNDGKLYGAGYNTDGQLGLGDNLSRDTFALVTENVKMVVAGGLHSLVLKNDGKLYGAGFNMSGQLGLASQYGNDNLYSFTLIPGFENIDTLEAGGVHSLILKSDEELYGAGGNTYGQLGLGDNTNRGSFALVMDSIKMIAAGDAFSLILKNNDKLYATGDNKFGELGLGDNTSRNIPTLAVDNVEMIATGNNHSLILKKDGKLYAAGYNLYGQLGLGDEVNRSIFTEVPIPQ, from the coding sequence ATGAAATTAAAACACATTTTCATTTTTTCCCTTTTAGCAGTATTGAGCGCTTGCAGTTCAAAAGAAACTAATACACCACAACAGCAACCAATAACGTGGAAGGTTGTCGCCGGAGGGAGTCAAAGTTTCCTATTAAGCTCTGATGGAAAGCTTTATTCAGTGGGATATAATTATTTTGGACAGTTGGGTTTGGGTGATAATGCAAGTCGTGACAGATTTACTTTGGTTACAAATAATGTAAGGATGGTTACAACAGGAGCTTCCCATTCAATTATATTAAAAAACGATGGAAAATGCTATGTTGCAGGAAATAATGACAATGGACAGTTAGGTTTGGGAGATAATTTGAGTCGTAACACTCTTACCTTAGTAACAGACAATGTAAAAATGATAGCTGCTGGTACTTATCACTCGCTTATATTAAAGAATGATGGAAAGCTTTATGGGGCAGGATATAATACTGATGGCCAGTTAGGTTTAGGAGATAATCTGAGCCGTGACACCTTTGCCTTAGTAACAGAAAATGTGAAAATGGTAGTCGCTGGAGGGCTTCATTCGCTTGTATTAAAGAATGATGGGAAATTATATGGGGCAGGATTTAACATGTCTGGTCAGTTGGGGTTGGCTTCTCAATATGGCAATGACAACCTCTATTCTTTCACACTTATACCTGGATTCGAAAATATAGATACGTTGGAAGCAGGCGGTGTTCATTCACTTATTTTGAAAAGTGACGAAGAACTCTATGGAGCAGGAGGTAATACCTATGGTCAGCTGGGGTTAGGCGATAATACAAACCGTGGTAGCTTTGCCTTGGTGATGGATAGCATAAAAATGATAGCAGCAGGAGATGCATTTTCACTTATTTTAAAGAATAATGATAAACTCTATGCAACTGGGGATAACAAATTCGGAGAGCTGGGGTTGGGTGATAATACGAGCCGAAATATTCCTACTTTGGCTGTAGATAATGTAGAAATGATAGCAACAGGGAATAATCACTCGCTTATACTGAAAAAAGACGGTAAGCTTTATGCAGCAGGATATAACCTCTATGGTCAGTTGGGATTGGGCGATGAAGTAAATCGCAGCATTTTTACTGAAGTGCCAATACCGCAATAG
- a CDS encoding thioredoxin domain-containing protein: MPNHLINETSPYLLQHAHNPVEWYPWGNEALQKAQEENKPILVSIGYSACHWCHVMEKESFENEATAALMNKYFINIKVDREERPDIDHLYMDAVQAMSGQGGWPLNVFLTSDAKPFYGGTYYPPKPYANRPSWTDVLSSIHQSFSQKKEDVIAQADNLIAHLQNANNIGISKQTNNFLTKENLELTTTNLLQQADGIWGGFGKAPKFPQTFSIQFLLKEYYFTKNEQAKQQALLSIDKMTQGGIYDQIGGGFARYSTDDKWLAPHFEKMLYDNALLITVLSEAFQLTKNETYKNTIEQSVAFLERELLHKSGGFYAALDADSEGVEGKFYTWQKEEIESILGDKAEIFCLVYDVETKGNWEDVNILWLPQTVEEIAAPLKINPQQLENILKDCREKLLKERNKRIRPGLDDKIILGWNAMLISALCKASGALGSAHYLQLAEDCFSFLEKNMFDPANKKWLHTWKHNQAKHAAFIDDYATLIQSCLHLQEATGNLSYLEKAAINTEYVLENFSDEHETLFYFTEKNQADIIVRKKEIYDGATPSGNAVMAQNLHHLSIALDKPEWRERALAMLQSLGNTVTRYPSSFGMWCGLLQKYVYGIHEISIIGNQAKVYADRLLSEFIPNKILQFSEKENAVFPLLSDKNIPEGKTFIYLCKDYACQKPVETVEEFLKLLNK; encoded by the coding sequence ATGCCCAATCATTTAATAAACGAAACCAGCCCTTATTTATTGCAACACGCGCACAACCCTGTAGAGTGGTATCCTTGGGGAAATGAAGCACTCCAAAAAGCACAAGAAGAAAACAAACCTATATTGGTCAGCATTGGTTATTCGGCTTGCCATTGGTGTCATGTGATGGAAAAAGAAAGTTTTGAAAACGAAGCAACAGCTGCTCTAATGAATAAATATTTTATCAATATAAAAGTAGATAGAGAAGAGCGCCCAGATATTGACCATCTGTATATGGATGCAGTACAAGCCATGAGTGGGCAAGGCGGTTGGCCTCTGAATGTATTTTTAACTTCCGATGCAAAACCATTTTACGGTGGCACATATTATCCCCCGAAACCTTATGCGAATCGTCCAAGTTGGACAGATGTTCTAAGTAGTATTCATCAATCTTTCAGCCAAAAGAAAGAAGATGTAATTGCGCAAGCAGATAACCTAATTGCACATTTACAAAATGCCAATAATATTGGCATTAGTAAGCAGACAAATAATTTTTTAACAAAAGAAAATTTAGAATTAACTACCACAAACCTTCTGCAACAAGCCGACGGAATTTGGGGTGGATTTGGTAAAGCGCCCAAATTCCCACAAACATTTTCTATACAATTTCTACTGAAGGAATATTATTTTACCAAGAATGAACAAGCCAAACAACAAGCTTTATTGAGCATAGACAAAATGACACAAGGCGGTATTTACGACCAAATAGGCGGAGGCTTTGCGCGTTACAGCACAGATGATAAATGGCTCGCACCACATTTTGAAAAAATGCTGTATGACAATGCTTTGCTAATTACCGTTTTATCAGAAGCTTTTCAACTCACTAAAAATGAGACTTATAAAAATACGATTGAACAAAGCGTTGCTTTCTTAGAAAGAGAATTGCTGCACAAATCCGGAGGCTTTTATGCAGCTTTGGATGCCGACAGCGAAGGCGTTGAAGGGAAATTTTACACTTGGCAAAAAGAAGAAATTGAGAGCATTTTAGGCGATAAAGCCGAAATATTTTGCTTGGTCTATGACGTAGAAACCAAAGGCAATTGGGAGGATGTAAATATTTTGTGGCTTCCGCAAACGGTAGAAGAAATCGCTGCACCTTTAAAAATAAATCCACAACAATTAGAAAATATTTTAAAAGATTGTAGAGAAAAATTATTAAAAGAAAGAAACAAAAGGATTCGTCCGGGATTGGATGATAAAATAATTCTAGGGTGGAATGCAATGTTGATATCTGCTCTATGCAAGGCTTCCGGAGCATTAGGTAGTGCACACTATTTGCAATTGGCAGAAGATTGCTTTTCTTTTCTAGAGAAAAATATGTTTGATCCCGCAAATAAAAAATGGTTACATACTTGGAAGCATAATCAAGCCAAACATGCCGCTTTTATTGATGATTATGCAACACTTATCCAAAGTTGTCTCCATTTGCAGGAAGCAACTGGCAATTTAAGTTACCTAGAAAAAGCCGCAATCAATACAGAATATGTATTAGAAAACTTTAGCGATGAGCATGAAACGCTATTTTATTTTACTGAAAAAAATCAAGCAGACATTATTGTTCGCAAGAAAGAAATATATGATGGTGCCACGCCCTCCGGCAATGCAGTGATGGCGCAAAACTTACATCATCTTTCCATCGCCTTAGACAAACCAGAATGGCGCGAGCGTGCATTGGCAATGTTGCAGTCTTTAGGGAATACTGTTACACGCTATCCATCTTCTTTTGGTATGTGGTGCGGGTTATTACAAAAATATGTTTACGGCATCCATGAAATTTCAATTATCGGTAATCAGGCGAAAGTTTATGCAGATAGGCTTTTGAGCGAATTTATTCCGAATAAAATTTTACAGTTTTCCGAAAAAGAAAATGCAGTTTTTCCGCTTTTAAGCGATAAAAATATTCCCGAAGGGAAAACATTTATTTATCTATGTAAAGATTATGCATGCCAAAAACCTGTAGAAACTGTGGAAGAATTTTTGAAGTTATTGAATAAATAA
- the efp gene encoding elongation factor P gives MATTSDISRGMILKLDNNLYSVVEFGENKTARAAAKVWAKLKGVDNNRTIEKTWNSGETVYPIRVEKHTFQYLYKDETGFNLMNNETFEQIVLSEEMIDAPQFLKDGCEVFVFINTETDAAIGAELPEKIVLQVTYCEPGLKGDTATRATKPATMETGAIVNVPLFVNEGELIRVNTKTGDYVERVKE, from the coding sequence ATGGCAACAACTTCTGACATTAGTCGTGGAATGATCTTAAAACTCGACAACAACCTATATTCTGTAGTAGAGTTTGGGGAAAATAAAACGGCACGCGCTGCTGCTAAAGTATGGGCAAAATTAAAAGGCGTAGATAATAATCGTACTATTGAAAAGACTTGGAATAGTGGTGAAACAGTATATCCAATTCGCGTGGAAAAACATACTTTTCAATATTTGTACAAAGATGAAACAGGGTTCAATTTAATGAATAACGAAACCTTTGAACAAATAGTATTAAGCGAAGAAATGATAGATGCACCTCAGTTTTTGAAGGATGGCTGTGAAGTGTTTGTATTTATTAACACCGAGACAGATGCTGCCATTGGTGCGGAACTTCCTGAAAAAATTGTTTTGCAAGTTACTTATTGCGAACCTGGATTGAAAGGTGATACTGCTACTCGTGCTACAAAACCCGCAACAATGGAAACAGGTGCTATAGTTAACGTTCCTTTATTTGTAAATGAAGGGGAATTGATCCGCGTAAACACTAAAACAGGTGATTATGTAGAAAGAGTAAAAGAATAA
- the uvrC gene encoding excinuclease ABC subunit UvrC, with the protein MTSEAFQQIAHSIPSNPGIYKYFDVEGILIYVGKAKHLRKRVSSYFNKTVNSFKTYELVQRIERIEFTIVDTEQDAFLLENSLIKQFQPKYNIMLKDDKTYPYIVIKKEPFSRVFLTRRKLKDGSEYIGPFTNVWRVREILDFIKETIPLRTCKLNLTKNNIQQGKFKVCLEYHLGNCKGPCEGLQNEEDYAASIQQIRQIVKGNLTPLLQSLKAEMQNFAALMEFEKAELIRQKIIGLEDYQSKSVIVSTHLGSLDVFSILKEHETAYVNYLMVENGTIIHTHTVELQAQIEESEEDVLVFAIANLREKFHSLSKEIIVSSTIEFPDNSVNIIIPKAGDKKKLLDLSEKNVNYFKDELRKKKILQLEGHTDLDRQHVLFQLQEDLFLPELPLHIECFDNSNFQGSYPVSAEVCFKDGVPSKKDYRHFNVKTVEGINDFASMKEAVYRRYSRLLKEEQPLPQLVIIDGGKGQLSSAMEAIQELNLQGKMVVVGLAKNIEEIFFPGDSESIKLSYDSESLKLVRRIRDEVHRFGITFHRNKRSKGTFKNELVEIPGIGKTTAEQLLKRFRSVAQIKQLTERELTAEIGGSRAAMVWKYFHEN; encoded by the coding sequence GTGACTTCAGAAGCATTTCAACAAATAGCTCATTCCATTCCCTCCAATCCCGGCATCTATAAATATTTTGATGTAGAGGGCATACTTATTTATGTAGGTAAGGCAAAGCATTTGCGTAAACGTGTAAGTTCCTATTTCAACAAAACGGTAAACAGTTTTAAAACTTACGAATTAGTACAACGTATCGAGCGTATTGAATTTACCATTGTAGATACGGAGCAGGATGCATTTTTGTTGGAAAATTCTTTGATAAAACAGTTTCAGCCGAAATATAATATTATGCTGAAAGACGATAAAACTTATCCGTATATCGTTATCAAAAAAGAACCTTTTTCGCGTGTGTTTTTAACAAGAAGAAAATTAAAAGATGGCTCGGAATATATTGGCCCTTTTACCAATGTTTGGCGCGTGCGAGAGATCTTGGATTTTATAAAAGAAACCATTCCATTGCGAACATGCAAATTGAATCTTACTAAAAATAATATTCAGCAAGGGAAATTTAAAGTATGTTTAGAGTATCATTTAGGAAATTGTAAAGGACCTTGCGAAGGTTTACAGAATGAAGAAGATTATGCAGCATCGATCCAGCAAATCAGACAAATTGTAAAGGGTAATCTTACGCCCTTACTGCAATCTTTAAAAGCCGAAATGCAAAACTTCGCTGCACTGATGGAGTTTGAAAAAGCTGAATTAATCAGGCAAAAAATTATTGGCTTAGAAGATTATCAATCAAAGTCGGTTATTGTAAGTACGCATTTAGGAAGTTTGGATGTGTTCTCTATTTTGAAAGAACACGAAACGGCTTATGTAAATTATTTGATGGTGGAGAACGGCACCATTATTCATACACACACTGTTGAGTTGCAAGCACAAATAGAAGAATCGGAGGAGGATGTATTGGTTTTTGCTATTGCGAATTTACGTGAAAAATTTCATAGTTTATCAAAAGAAATTATTGTAAGTTCGACAATCGAATTCCCTGATAACTCAGTAAACATCATTATTCCAAAGGCGGGAGATAAAAAGAAATTATTGGACCTTTCTGAGAAAAATGTCAATTATTTCAAGGATGAATTACGTAAGAAAAAAATTTTACAATTAGAAGGTCATACAGATTTAGATCGGCAACATGTATTGTTTCAATTGCAAGAAGATTTGTTTTTGCCAGAATTGCCCTTGCATATCGAATGTTTTGATAACTCCAATTTCCAAGGCTCTTATCCGGTTTCGGCAGAAGTGTGTTTTAAAGATGGTGTACCCAGTAAAAAAGATTATCGGCATTTCAATGTAAAAACGGTAGAAGGCATCAATGATTTTGCTTCAATGAAAGAAGCTGTTTACAGACGTTACAGCCGTTTGCTAAAAGAAGAACAACCACTTCCCCAATTAGTTATTATTGATGGTGGTAAAGGTCAATTAAGTTCTGCTATGGAAGCGATTCAGGAGTTAAACCTGCAAGGGAAAATGGTTGTTGTTGGTTTAGCAAAGAATATCGAAGAAATATTTTTTCCGGGAGACAGTGAATCCATCAAACTTTCATACGACAGTGAATCGCTAAAATTGGTTCGCCGTATTCGGGACGAAGTGCATCGTTTTGGGATTACGTTTCACCGCAACAAACGCTCGAAAGGAACTTTTAAAAATGAGTTAGTAGAAATTCCAGGTATTGGTAAAACCACAGCAGAACAGCTTTTAAAGCGATTTCGCTCTGTTGCACAAATTAAACAACTTACTGAAAGAGAACTTACCGCTGAAATAGGCGGCTCACGTGCTGCAATGGTTTGGAAGTATTTTCATGAAAATTAA
- a CDS encoding energy transducer TonB has protein sequence MNGKKDGAWEYYTPISYKSRGEILTKDSVVKTIFYNLGKRISKEEYYGDTSENSAIKRKFFKTGDPITEEEFNKDTTGRRKAAYPKGPRGWQSYLTNNLNGQLSILVPNYKNLRDDRAPVTTSFIVGKDGSIDDVFIYHSAGYPFDNEAMRVIKNSGFWIPAQQHGHAVTYRQTQKIIFQAIRAHSDLD, from the coding sequence TTGAATGGAAAGAAAGATGGTGCGTGGGAATATTACACGCCAATTTCTTATAAGAGTCGTGGCGAAATATTGACTAAAGATAGTGTGGTTAAAACTATATTTTATAATCTTGGGAAGAGGATTAGTAAGGAGGAATATTATGGAGATACCAGTGAGAATAGCGCTATCAAAAGAAAATTTTTTAAAACAGGAGATCCAATAACTGAAGAAGAATTTAATAAAGATACAACAGGTAGAAGAAAAGCTGCATATCCAAAGGGCCCAAGAGGTTGGCAAAGTTATTTAACAAATAACTTAAATGGACAATTAAGCATATTGGTTCCCAATTACAAAAACCTTAGAGATGATCGTGCGCCCGTTACCACATCCTTTATTGTTGGAAAAGATGGTTCGATAGATGACGTGTTTATTTATCATTCTGCTGGCTATCCTTTTGATAATGAAGCAATGCGTGTTATAAAAAACTCTGGCTTCTGGATTCCGGCGCAACAGCATGGGCATGCAGTAACTTATAGACAAACACAAAAGATTATATTTCAAGCAATTCGAGCTCATTCTGATCTTGATTAA
- a CDS encoding RapZ C-terminal domain-containing protein: MITEQIEKLFANYSSEKIDRIEKLPQSGSNRQYFRIFSGSESYIATYNLNEKENNAFVAFSLHFKKLNLPVPTIYAVSDDSLLYLQEDLGTCSLLDVLEEKGPCDEVFVLFKKALKQLAKLQIAGHKNFDYDLCLTAREFGKQAIQSDLLYFKYYFLDTLGFPYDKQALLNEFEALSIFLTQTKYKYFMFRDFQSRNIMVKNEEVFFIDYQGGMNGALQYDVASLLWQAKAGLTDEWKSTLLDFYIGEVNALLKIPVDKESFNSQYKGYVLIRLLQVLGAYGFRGLFERKAHFLTSIPFALNNLKWFVENRSIGIDLPEFEKILHYLVNEKTVQRFTPVKAKDNTPLIVEVNSFSYRRNIPKDETANGGGFVFDCRGILNPGRIDDYKKLSGLDKPVQDFLEQHTDMNRYLNSVFDLIDISVENYIGRGFENLQINFGCTGGQHRSVYAATQTARHLRNKYNVNVMLNHTNKENWVK, translated from the coding sequence ATGATAACCGAACAAATAGAAAAACTTTTTGCTAACTATTCTTCTGAGAAAATCGACAGGATTGAAAAATTGCCGCAAAGTGGTAGCAATCGGCAATATTTTCGCATTTTTTCTGGAAGTGAATCTTATATTGCGACTTATAACCTGAATGAAAAAGAGAATAACGCATTTGTAGCATTTTCTCTACATTTTAAAAAATTAAACCTCCCAGTTCCTACCATTTATGCAGTTTCAGACGATTCTCTTTTATATCTTCAAGAAGATTTGGGTACCTGTTCTTTATTAGACGTGTTGGAAGAAAAGGGGCCATGCGATGAAGTCTTTGTTTTGTTTAAAAAAGCATTAAAGCAATTGGCAAAACTGCAAATAGCGGGACACAAAAATTTCGATTATGATCTTTGTCTTACAGCTAGAGAATTTGGTAAACAAGCCATTCAAAGTGATTTATTGTATTTTAAATATTATTTTTTAGATACACTTGGCTTTCCTTATGACAAACAAGCATTGCTCAACGAATTTGAAGCGCTTAGTATTTTTCTTACGCAAACGAAGTATAAATATTTTATGTTCCGCGATTTCCAAAGCCGGAATATTATGGTTAAAAATGAAGAAGTATTTTTTATTGATTACCAAGGAGGAATGAATGGTGCCCTGCAATATGATGTGGCTTCTTTATTATGGCAAGCTAAAGCGGGACTCACTGATGAATGGAAAAGTACGCTGCTTGATTTTTATATAGGAGAAGTGAATGCATTGCTTAAAATACCTGTTGATAAAGAAAGCTTCAATAGCCAATATAAAGGATATGTATTGATACGTTTGCTTCAAGTTTTGGGCGCGTATGGTTTCCGTGGTTTATTTGAGCGAAAAGCACATTTTCTTACAAGTATTCCTTTTGCTTTAAATAATCTTAAATGGTTTGTAGAAAATAGAAGTATTGGAATTGATTTGCCAGAATTTGAAAAAATATTACATTATTTGGTAAATGAGAAGACCGTTCAGCGTTTTACTCCGGTTAAGGCCAAGGATAACACCCCATTAATTGTCGAAGTAAATAGTTTCTCTTATCGTAGGAATATTCCTAAAGATGAAACGGCAAATGGTGGTGGTTTTGTTTTTGATTGCCGAGGTATATTAAACCCGGGTAGGATAGATGATTATAAGAAACTTTCAGGACTTGATAAACCGGTACAGGATTTTTTAGAGCAGCATACGGACATGAACAGATATTTAAATAGCGTTTTCGATTTGATAGATATTTCAGTTGAGAACTATATTGGGCGTGGATTTGAAAATTTACAAATAAATTTTGGGTGTACAGGCGGGCAACATAGAAGTGTGTACGCTGCTACGCAAACAGCTAGACATTTAAGAAATAAATATAATGTAAATGTAATGTTGAATCATACAAACAAAGAAAATTGGGTTAAATAA
- the accB gene encoding acetyl-CoA carboxylase biotin carboxyl carrier protein — translation MEYKQIQELIKTINKSNIGELSIEEKDFKITIKQKKENVQTFVNPQPYPQPSLQAPASVTSLPNTPTPASTPAAPAASSQPDNLVTIKSPMIGTFYRRASPDKPLLAEVGTEVKNGQTVCIIEAMKLFNDIESEVNGTIVKVLVDDASPVEYDQPLFLVEPN, via the coding sequence ATGGAATATAAGCAAATACAGGAGCTGATAAAAACCATCAACAAAAGTAATATAGGTGAGTTATCTATTGAAGAGAAGGACTTTAAGATCACTATTAAACAGAAAAAGGAAAATGTGCAAACATTTGTAAACCCCCAACCTTATCCTCAACCAAGCCTTCAAGCACCAGCCTCTGTTACTAGTTTGCCTAATACACCTACCCCTGCTTCAACACCTGCAGCTCCCGCAGCTAGTTCTCAACCTGATAATTTAGTTACAATTAAAAGCCCGATGATTGGAACTTTTTACCGTCGCGCTTCTCCAGACAAACCTTTGTTGGCTGAAGTGGGTACTGAAGTGAAAAATGGTCAAACGGTTTGTATCATTGAAGCGATGAAACTCTTTAACGATATTGAAAGTGAAGTAAACGGTACTATTGTAAAAGTATTGGTAGATGATGCTTCTCCAGTTGAGTACGACCAACCTTTGTTTTTAGTAGAACCCAATTAG